Proteins from one Candidatus Methanosphaera massiliense genomic window:
- a CDS encoding DNA cytosine methyltransferase: MTRQIISLFTGAGGLDWGFHNSGNYDLIASNELLEAHLKTYTQNNKLSFIKLNDYTDEKEVGICGDIHELDISYEADVILGGPPCQDFSVLRGSEKRAGLKVKRGKLYEQYLRILKKAQPKVFVFENVVGMTSANKGLAYELIQQDFIDAGYKLVFNDIINFSTLGVPQARKRLIIIGVKKSLIKNQDVAINHILSKYLSNELLGKYPLTPLEIFEGKPLSELNDTYLDIIKKYNGCMDDIDNDEANRWKSEYKSLKLNIVDDYLSNNNISFNNSEEINKAMLEHEKILKILGYYNKKISEQQYLDNSNKFPRKNRKVTERLHHIPPFYNFKAVENTPWKVKGLMSNIYRRLHPLKPSPTIIAYGGGGTGGYHYEYDRQALTNRERARIQTFPDNYLFNGNTAEVRAQIGEAVPPLASYWIEKVVTDILKLIDDNL; the protein is encoded by the coding sequence ATGACTAGGCAAATAATTAGTTTATTTACGGGTGCAGGTGGTTTAGATTGGGGATTTCATAATAGTGGAAACTATGATTTAATAGCTTCTAATGAATTACTTGAAGCTCATCTAAAAACATATACTCAAAATAATAAATTATCTTTTATTAAATTAAATGATTATACTGATGAGAAAGAAGTGGGGATCTGTGGTGATATTCATGAACTAGACATCTCTTATGAAGCAGATGTTATTTTAGGCGGACCTCCTTGTCAAGATTTTAGTGTACTCAGAGGAAGTGAGAAAAGAGCTGGATTAAAAGTTAAACGTGGGAAATTATATGAACAATATCTAAGAATTTTGAAAAAAGCTCAACCTAAAGTATTTGTATTTGAAAATGTAGTTGGAATGACTTCTGCAAATAAAGGATTAGCTTATGAATTGATTCAACAGGATTTTATTGATGCTGGATATAAATTGGTGTTTAATGATATTATTAATTTCAGTACTCTTGGCGTACCTCAAGCAAGAAAACGATTGATAATAATTGGTGTTAAAAAGAGTTTAATAAAAAATCAAGATGTAGCGATAAATCATATTTTATCTAAATACTTGTCAAATGAGCTACTAGGAAAATATCCATTAACACCTTTAGAAATTTTTGAAGGTAAACCTTTATCAGAATTAAACGATACCTACTTGGATATTATAAAAAAATATAATGGATGTATGGATGATATAGACAACGATGAAGCTAATCGTTGGAAATCTGAATACAAATCTTTAAAACTTAATATAGTTGATGATTATTTATCAAATAACAATATATCTTTTAATAACTCTGAAGAGATTAATAAAGCAATGTTAGAACATGAAAAAATTCTTAAAATATTAGGATATTATAATAAAAAAATATCTGAACAACAATACTTAGATAATTCTAATAAATTTCCTAGAAAAAATCGTAAAGTAACTGAAAGATTACATCATATTCCACCATTCTATAACTTTAAAGCTGTTGAGAATACTCCTTGGAAAGTTAAAGGATTAATGAGTAATATTTATAGAAGATTACATCCATTAAAACCATCACCTACTATAATAGCATACGGTGGTGGTGGAACTGGTGGTTATCATTATGAATATGATAGACAAGCATTAACAAATAGAGAAAGAGCAAGAATACAGACGTTTCCTGATAATTATTTGTTTAATGGAAATACAGCGGAAGTCCGTGCACAAATAGGTGAAGCAGTACCTCCACTTGCTAGTTATTGGATAGAAAAAGTGGTGACTGATATATTGAAGTTAATAGATGATAATCTATAA
- a CDS encoding CopG family transcriptional regulator produces the protein MTSEIMTKDVKRIQVNFTKEQYELLQKLKGELGNSDSEVVKNITMAWLTENSFISTTLKQKIFGEEHD, from the coding sequence ATGACTAGTGAAATCATGACAAAAGATGTTAAAAGAATACAGGTGAACTTCACCAAGGAACAGTATGAATTACTTCAGAAACTTAAAGGAGAATTAGGTAATAGTGATTCCGAAGTTGTAAAAAATATAACAATGGCATGGCTAACAGAAAACTCTTTTATATCAACAACATTAAAACAAAAGATATTTGGAGAAGAACATGACTAG
- a CDS encoding very short patch repair endonuclease: MDKVSKETRSYNMSQIKCKDTKPEIIVRSYLFSKGLRFRKNDKRYPGTPDIVLPKYNTIVFINGCFWHLHEGCKYAKMPKSNVDYWKKKLYRNKERDEANIKLLKSMGWNVITVWECQLKKDKKEKTLENLYIKITSEK, from the coding sequence ATGGACAAAGTTAGTAAAGAGACTCGCAGTTATAATATGTCACAGATTAAATGTAAAGATACAAAACCAGAAATAATTGTTCGTAGCTATTTATTTTCAAAAGGCCTTCGCTTCAGAAAGAATGATAAACGATATCCTGGAACTCCGGACATTGTACTGCCTAAATATAATACAATTGTTTTTATTAATGGTTGTTTTTGGCATTTACACGAGGGATGTAAATATGCTAAGATGCCAAAATCTAATGTTGATTATTGGAAGAAGAAATTATATAGAAACAAAGAGCGTGATGAAGCTAATATAAAACTATTGAAATCAATGGGATGGAATGTCATCACTGTATGGGAATGCCAGTTAAAAAAGGACAAAAAAGAAAAGACACTTGAAAATTTATACATTAAAATCACGTCTGAGAAATAA
- a CDS encoding MarR family winged helix-turn-helix transcriptional regulator, which yields MLVNELSKLFKVSKGYTAKLLRKFEDNSWVTRKEDPDNHRKKIVKLTPEGFEKTEELLVIMDSWENKITQNLSHVEVSILKKLLFQLVKESGDN from the coding sequence ATGCTAGTCAATGAATTATCTAAATTATTTAAAGTTAGTAAAGGTTATACTGCTAAGTTGCTTAGAAAGTTTGAAGATAATTCATGGGTTACTAGAAAGGAAGATCCTGATAATCATCGTAAGAAGATTGTTAAACTTACACCAGAGGGTTTTGAAAAAACAGAGGAACTTTTGGTTATTATGGATTCATGGGAAAATAAGATTACACAGAATTTATCACATGTTGAAGTAAGTATTTTGAAAAAGCTTCTTTTTCAGCTTGTTAAAGAATCAGGAGATAATTAA
- a CDS encoding aldo/keto reductase produces MEYVTLNNGVKMPILGFGVYQIPQEETKQAVLDAISVGYRSIDTAQSYFNEEQVGEAIKETDVPREELFITTKVWIDNYGYDKCKKSVEESLEKLGVDYIDLVLLHQPFSDYYEAYRALEDLYKEGKIRAIGVSNFYPDRITDICLFGREVIPAVNQVETNPMNAQYEAQENMESLNVQMAAWAPFGEGMQGMFTNETLVNIGKKYNKSAAQVILRWLIQRKVVVACKSTHLERIKENFDIFDFELSDEDMEEIKTLDNKDSLFFDHADPEIVKWFDEMTVVRRTQHRASEEQKKW; encoded by the coding sequence ATGGAATACGTAACATTAAACAATGGAGTAAAAATGCCAATTTTAGGATTTGGAGTATACCAAATACCTCAAGAAGAAACAAAACAAGCAGTACTAGACGCTATAAGTGTAGGATACAGATCAATTGATACTGCACAAAGTTACTTCAACGAAGAACAAGTAGGAGAAGCAATAAAGGAAACAGACGTACCACGTGAAGAATTATTCATTACAACAAAAGTATGGATAGATAACTATGGATACGATAAATGTAAAAAATCAGTAGAAGAATCTCTAGAAAAACTAGGAGTAGACTACATTGATTTAGTACTATTACACCAGCCATTTTCAGATTACTACGAAGCATACAGAGCACTGGAAGACTTATACAAAGAAGGCAAAATAAGAGCTATAGGAGTATCCAACTTTTATCCAGATAGAATAACAGATATTTGCTTATTTGGACGTGAAGTAATTCCAGCAGTAAACCAAGTAGAAACAAACCCAATGAACGCACAATACGAAGCACAAGAAAACATGGAAAGCCTAAATGTACAAATGGCTGCATGGGCTCCTTTCGGTGAAGGAATGCAAGGAATGTTCACAAATGAAACTCTAGTAAATATTGGTAAAAAATATAACAAGTCAGCAGCACAAGTAATACTAAGATGGTTAATCCAAAGAAAAGTAGTAGTTGCATGTAAATCAACACACCTAGAAAGAATAAAAGAAAATTTTGATATATTTGACTTTGAATTATCTGATGAAGACATGGAAGAAATAAAAACATTAGACAACAAAGATAGTTTGTTCTTTGATCATGCAGACCCAGAAATAGTTAAATGGTTCGATGAAATGACTGTAGTGAGACGTACACAGCACAGAGCATCAGAAGAACAGAAAAAATGGTAA
- a CDS encoding aldo/keto reductase, whose protein sequence is MITEKHILNNNVEIPSIGLGTWNLDNNIVVDAISDAASIGYRLFDTAESYGNEVGVGRGIKECGTQREDIFLTTKLAAEYKDYDTACKAIDNSLERLDEDYVDLMIIHSPEPWDDFRNENHYFEGNVEAYNALEDAYHDGKIRSIGLSNFLSVDIQNIINNCSVIPQVNQILCHIGTPSLDLIDFCQERNITVEAYSPIAHGVILDNSDVGRIADKYNVSIPALCVRYTMELGCIPLPKSSTLEHMQDNINVDFKISNEDMNYLKSLVINDYGDANDLHIYSSKNLTG, encoded by the coding sequence ATGATTACAGAGAAACATATTTTAAATAACAACGTAGAAATTCCGTCCATTGGCCTTGGTACCTGGAATTTAGATAATAACATTGTAGTAGATGCAATAAGTGATGCTGCAAGTATTGGTTATAGACTTTTTGATACAGCAGAATCCTATGGTAATGAAGTAGGAGTAGGTAGAGGAATAAAAGAATGTGGCACTCAACGTGAAGATATATTTCTTACAACTAAACTAGCAGCAGAGTACAAGGATTATGATACAGCATGTAAGGCAATTGACAATTCACTTGAAAGATTAGATGAGGATTATGTTGATTTAATGATTATTCATTCTCCTGAGCCATGGGATGACTTTAGAAATGAAAATCACTACTTTGAAGGTAATGTTGAAGCGTATAATGCATTAGAGGATGCTTATCATGATGGAAAAATAAGGTCTATTGGCTTATCAAACTTTCTAAGCGTAGATATTCAGAATATAATTAATAATTGTAGTGTTATACCACAGGTAAATCAGATACTATGTCATATTGGAACACCATCACTAGACTTGATTGATTTCTGTCAGGAACGAAATATTACAGTTGAGGCTTATAGTCCTATAGCTCATGGCGTTATATTAGATAATAGTGATGTTGGCCGAATAGCTGATAAATATAATGTTTCAATACCAGCACTCTGTGTACGTTATACTATGGAATTAGGATGTATACCATTACCTAAGAGTAGTACCTTAGAGCATATGCAGGATAATATTAATGTAGATTTCAAGATAAGTAATGAGGACATGAATTATCTTAAATCATTAGTTATAAATGATTATGGTGATGCTAATGATTTACATATTTATTCTAGTAAAAATCTAACTGGCTAA
- a CDS encoding transposase yields MLNENIYSTNKYLNSKQLKLFDFGIQRQNNNYLSEISKNEKINLTHNMMLDFVLTAYNYAKLTFNKYSSHYSKKKYTQPQLFAIIAYKIYNKYDYRTTIDNLNVSTKLQKALRLKTIPHHTTIQKFFKRIETKQINNINRLLLQYFPVKECYFSLDGTGYTNSYSDIYYNNRTNKTRRQYIKNHITIDSKYMLIRHYNALKGPKFDTVFAISAIRAIKKYKPRYILADRAYDSEIIKKTIVEETTALPQIPVKTRQKSGKYRSKCRTIFLKPVYNFRNQVECVNSIQKRRFNGINNSRSTKLQIKETKLKNVFYNIYRSIQILQK; encoded by the coding sequence ATGCTAAACGAAAATATCTATTCTACAAATAAGTATTTGAATTCTAAACAACTTAAACTTTTCGATTTTGGAATTCAAAGACAAAATAATAATTATTTATCAGAAATATCCAAAAATGAAAAAATAAATTTAACACACAATATGATGTTAGATTTCGTATTAACAGCATATAATTATGCTAAATTAACTTTTAACAAATATTCATCACACTATTCAAAGAAAAAATACACACAACCACAATTATTTGCAATAATAGCTTATAAAATATACAATAAATACGATTACAGAACAACAATTGATAATCTAAACGTATCAACTAAATTACAGAAAGCTTTAAGACTAAAAACGATACCACATCACACAACAATTCAGAAATTCTTCAAAAGAATAGAAACAAAACAAATAAACAATATTAACAGACTATTATTACAATATTTCCCTGTGAAAGAGTGTTATTTCAGTTTAGATGGAACAGGATACACTAATTCCTATTCAGACATCTATTACAACAATAGAACAAATAAAACAAGACGACAATACATAAAAAACCATATCACAATCGATTCAAAATATATGTTAATAAGACATTACAATGCTTTAAAAGGACCAAAATTCGATACAGTATTTGCAATAAGTGCAATTAGAGCAATAAAGAAGTACAAACCACGGTATATATTAGCAGATAGAGCATATGACTCAGAAATAATTAAAAAAACAATAGTAGAAGAAACAACAGCATTACCACAAATACCTGTGAAAACTAGACAAAAATCAGGAAAATATAGGAGTAAATGTAGAACTATCTTCTTAAAACCAGTATATAACTTCAGAAATCAAGTAGAATGTGTGAATAGTATTCAAAAAAGAAGATTTAATGGAATAAACAATAGTAGATCTACGAAATTACAAATAAAAGAAACAAAATTAAAAAATGTGTTTTATAATATTTATAGATCTATTCAAATTTTGCAAAAATAG
- a CDS encoding DUF3795 domain-containing protein, translating into MKMPETIDTNMFAPCGMNCQVCIKHITGNNPCPGCQIDSPNKTKNALKCKIRACLPKKRVKYCGRCSEFPCKLIKKQDKNNKKRYNYSSLENAKKIKNTGIKKIMTLNRQEWTCPDCGGIISIQERKCTDCGKEKKIND; encoded by the coding sequence ATGAAAATGCCAGAAACTATAGATACAAACATGTTTGCACCATGCGGAATGAACTGCCAAGTATGTATCAAACACATAACAGGAAACAATCCCTGCCCAGGATGTCAAATAGACAGTCCAAACAAGACAAAAAACGCGTTAAAATGTAAGATAAGAGCATGCCTACCCAAAAAAAGAGTAAAATACTGTGGTAGATGCAGTGAATTCCCATGTAAACTAATAAAAAAACAAGATAAAAATAATAAAAAAAGATACAATTATTCATCACTAGAAAATGCTAAAAAAATAAAAAACACTGGAATAAAAAAGATAATGACCTTAAACAGGCAAGAGTGGACCTGTCCTGACTGTGGAGGAATAATAAGTATCCAGGAAAGAAAATGCACCGATTGCGGAAAAGAAAAAAAAATTAATGACTAA
- a CDS encoding (Fe-S)-binding protein gives MGYLERIRENILEKGNSYGEDMDIVDDGEIHGVILHRGCTTHFREEHISNAVINLLNKKGIDFTVLSDETCCGLMLYYLGDDETGDKVAKANIEKFNRHGVKKIITLCPGCYETFTKQYTRLPGFDIEVVFAMDLVSDEEIDGTGHVVMDPCHALDKKDLARSIIKNVPEKRANSCCGFGAGVRAGSSELTKKMATRTVSGDRVITYCPACYHTLSKIDEDKCVDFYELMDEHLS, from the coding sequence ATGGGTTATCTAGAAAGAATAAGAGAAAATATACTAGAAAAAGGCAATAGTTATGGAGAAGACATGGACATAGTAGATGATGGGGAAATCCATGGAGTTATATTACATAGGGGATGCACAACACACTTTAGAGAAGAACACATTTCAAATGCAGTTATTAATTTATTAAACAAGAAAGGAATTGATTTTACAGTATTATCTGATGAAACATGCTGTGGATTAATGCTGTACTATTTAGGTGATGATGAAACCGGTGATAAAGTAGCAAAGGCTAATATAGAAAAGTTTAACAGGCATGGTGTTAAGAAGATTATCACGCTTTGTCCGGGCTGTTATGAAACATTCACAAAACAATATACAAGACTTCCCGGATTTGATATAGAAGTAGTATTTGCTATGGACTTAGTCAGTGATGAAGAAATAGATGGTACAGGCCATGTTGTAATGGATCCATGTCATGCTCTTGATAAGAAGGATTTAGCAAGGTCTATAATAAAAAATGTACCTGAAAAAAGAGCTAATTCCTGCTGTGGATTTGGTGCAGGTGTAAGAGCTGGTAGCTCAGAGCTTACTAAGAAGATGGCTACTAGGACTGTTAGTGGTGATAGAGTTATAACATATTGTCCTGCATGTTATCATACATTAAGTAAGATTGATGAGGATAAATGTGTTGACTTCTATGAATTAATGGATGAACATTTAAGTTAG
- a CDS encoding ABC transporter permease: MLYKKMIRDLSDHKLQFIAIFLMIFLAVGTFVGIGSEGYGVEEQLNKYYDQTNMANVWLYNDNFDNIATEKIQNMSATKQLERQLVISTIENQTNNPEVDLHFVENNTLSKYYPVTGSDLNIDDTDGVWLDKKYADAHQLSVGDKISFDFNGTTINKTVKGLGYSPEYVYETPKKSIIPDPKLQGFAYLSYKAFPSADNISYNTLLIKTDSNTTEYHQQLDNVMDKYTTYLSLENHNSHKVIESEIQQHIMMGAMFPIVFVVVALLTLLTTMTRIVSNQRTIIGVLKSLGFSNKTIILHYLTYPVVLTITGSIAGYIIGIICVPPLFYPTMSEFYTIPVWTPGFNISFILVPAIIVILSILFTYLAVRNISKESPADTLEPKSPKISKARFIDKTKFWRNLSFNIKWNIRDMNRSKVRSFVTILGMLGCTMLLVASFGMNDAMYDLGEWQYGGISHYNSQIVLEDNATGEEISNLVDKYKGLQVMTTNVEIKHNGIEKSAPLSVYNRSNLITPTDKYKKNISYDDNGIYVTEKTAQLLDIKVGDTIEWHIYGEDKWVNTTITGICANPSTQGIVMTPAKLDSIGLNFTPTTIVTSRSDVDKNLDGINSVNTISELKGSWDQMVEVFYSMIALLLVLSVVLSVIILYSLNVLSFTESLRDFATLKVIGFKSRAIQKLFITKNLFLSIVGFILGVPVGFYVLRLLMESSGEDFYYPINYSWTAVLYSFILVILVSLLVNYLLSRKIKKINMVESLKKGRE; this comes from the coding sequence ATGTTATACAAGAAAATGATAAGAGATTTATCAGACCATAAATTACAATTCATTGCCATATTTCTAATGATATTTCTAGCAGTAGGTACCTTTGTAGGTATTGGATCTGAGGGGTACGGTGTAGAAGAACAGTTAAACAAGTATTATGATCAAACTAACATGGCAAATGTATGGTTATACAATGATAACTTTGATAACATTGCCACAGAGAAAATACAGAATATGTCAGCTACAAAACAGTTAGAAAGACAGCTAGTAATATCAACAATAGAGAATCAGACAAATAATCCAGAGGTAGACCTGCATTTTGTAGAAAATAATACATTATCCAAGTATTATCCAGTCACGGGATCAGATTTAAATATTGATGATACAGATGGAGTATGGTTAGATAAAAAATATGCTGATGCTCATCAATTATCAGTAGGGGATAAGATTAGTTTTGACTTTAATGGAACTACAATAAACAAAACAGTTAAAGGACTCGGATATTCACCAGAATATGTGTATGAAACACCGAAAAAATCGATAATTCCCGACCCTAAATTACAGGGATTCGCATACCTATCATATAAAGCATTTCCATCAGCAGATAACATAAGTTACAATACGCTACTAATAAAAACAGATAGTAATACCACAGAATATCATCAACAGTTAGATAATGTGATGGATAAATATACAACATACTTAAGCTTAGAAAATCATAATAGCCATAAAGTTATAGAATCTGAAATACAGCAACATATCATGATGGGGGCAATGTTCCCAATAGTCTTTGTAGTAGTAGCTCTATTAACACTGCTTACAACAATGACACGAATAGTATCTAATCAAAGAACAATAATAGGCGTACTAAAATCATTAGGATTCTCTAATAAGACAATAATACTGCATTACTTAACATATCCTGTAGTACTGACAATAACAGGAAGTATAGCTGGGTATATAATAGGAATAATTTGTGTTCCACCATTATTCTATCCGACAATGTCTGAATTTTATACAATACCTGTGTGGACACCAGGATTTAATATAAGTTTTATATTAGTTCCAGCTATAATAGTAATATTATCAATATTATTTACTTATCTAGCAGTGCGTAATATCTCAAAAGAATCACCAGCAGATACATTAGAACCTAAATCACCAAAAATTTCAAAGGCAAGATTCATTGATAAAACCAAGTTTTGGAGAAATCTCTCATTTAATATTAAATGGAATATCAGGGACATGAATAGAAGTAAGGTAAGATCCTTTGTTACAATACTAGGAATGTTAGGCTGTACAATGCTATTAGTAGCATCCTTTGGTATGAATGATGCGATGTATGACTTAGGAGAATGGCAGTATGGTGGAATTAGTCATTACAACTCTCAGATTGTCTTAGAAGATAATGCTACGGGTGAAGAAATTAGTAATCTTGTAGATAAATATAAGGGATTACAAGTAATGACAACTAATGTTGAGATTAAACATAATGGTATTGAAAAATCAGCTCCATTAAGTGTATATAATAGATCAAATCTTATAACGCCAACTGATAAGTATAAGAAGAATATATCCTATGATGATAATGGTATCTATGTAACCGAAAAAACAGCACAACTATTAGATATTAAAGTAGGAGATACTATAGAATGGCATATTTATGGTGAAGATAAATGGGTTAATACAACAATTACAGGTATATGTGCAAATCCATCAACACAGGGAATTGTCATGACACCAGCTAAACTTGATAGTATAGGCCTTAATTTCACGCCAACTACAATTGTAACTAGTAGGAGTGATGTTGATAAAAACTTGGATGGTATAAATAGTGTAAATACTATCTCTGAACTTAAAGGTAGTTGGGATCAAATGGTAGAAGTATTTTATTCAATGATTGCATTATTATTAGTATTATCGGTAGTTCTATCAGTGATAATATTATATAGTCTTAATGTGTTATCATTCACAGAATCATTAAGGGATTTTGCAACATTAAAAGTCATTGGATTCAAATCCAGAGCTATTCAGAAGTTATTCATAACAAAGAATTTATTCCTATCGATTGTCGGATTTATTCTAGGAGTACCTGTAGGATTTTATGTTCTAAGACTCCTGATGGAAAGTTCCGGAGAAGATTTCTATTATCCAATTAACTATTCGTGGACAGCTGTACTATATTCATTTATACTTGTGATATTAGTATCATTACTAGTTAATTATCTATTGTCACGTAAAATTAAGAAGATTAACATGGTTGAATCTCTTAAAAAAGGTAGAGAATAA
- a CDS encoding ABC transporter ATP-binding protein: protein MKPFIEFKNVTKEYLNGETKLKAVNNLNFTIDKGEFIVILGPSGSGKSTLLNLLGGLDSTTTGNIIFDNNDITKYNDNQLTEYRAEKIGFIFQFYNLIPNLTALENIELIEDVINKEINAEEALNQVNLSNHYHHFPSELSGGEQQRVSIARAIVKKPEMLLCDEPTGALDTDTGNMIIKLLYDLCKKNKTTIVVVTHNEDIALIADKIIHLRNGKIEEIETKTPANIDNLIGDENVIQENDKRFIRP from the coding sequence ATGAAACCATTTATAGAATTTAAAAACGTAACAAAAGAATATTTAAATGGGGAAACAAAATTAAAAGCAGTAAACAACCTGAACTTCACAATAGACAAAGGAGAATTCATAGTAATACTAGGTCCATCAGGATCTGGAAAATCAACACTACTAAACCTGCTAGGAGGATTAGATAGCACAACAACAGGAAACATAATATTTGACAATAATGATATAACAAAATACAACGACAATCAACTGACAGAATACAGGGCAGAAAAAATCGGATTCATATTTCAATTTTACAACCTAATACCCAACCTAACAGCACTAGAAAATATAGAATTAATAGAAGACGTTATAAATAAAGAAATCAATGCAGAAGAAGCACTAAACCAGGTAAACCTCTCGAATCATTACCACCATTTTCCATCAGAATTATCAGGAGGAGAACAGCAAAGAGTATCCATAGCAAGAGCAATAGTAAAAAAACCGGAAATGCTACTATGTGATGAACCAACAGGTGCATTAGATACAGACACAGGAAACATGATAATCAAACTATTATACGACCTTTGCAAAAAAAATAAGACAACAATAGTAGTAGTAACACACAACGAAGACATAGCACTAATCGCAGATAAAATAATACACCTAAGAAATGGTAAAATAGAAGAAATAGAAACAAAAACGCCAGCAAATATAGATAATTTAATTGGTGATGAAAATGTTATACAAGAAAATGATAAGAGATTTATCAGACCATAA
- a CDS encoding CPBP family intramembrane glutamic endopeptidase, giving the protein MNFKLDKYGRDFPFYNNNPKLRARDVIILILGIIVSFLVLAIVPIRVLGSTLFSIINVITLAYACRWDLSLFFKKFHEDDIGIIIFCVIGYYLTSFIVGFTLLSNGVSHTQNPVMYNVTYVTLVMTVIQIVGEEIIRLVPFILVLALVYRFSKNRMLGIVIGLIVSSGLFGLIHVGAYSNLLFSVLNVGLSSMFVTLAYIRTKNIWVSYTVHAIIDLVILSLVMILQELNIPISLLFLL; this is encoded by the coding sequence ATGAATTTTAAGTTAGATAAGTATGGACGGGATTTTCCATTTTATAATAACAATCCTAAATTAAGAGCAAGAGATGTTATTATATTAATACTGGGAATTATTGTATCATTTCTTGTACTGGCTATAGTACCAATACGGGTTCTTGGTTCTACTTTATTTTCTATAATAAATGTCATAACATTAGCTTATGCTTGTAGATGGGATTTAAGTTTATTTTTTAAGAAATTCCATGAGGATGATATTGGTATTATTATCTTCTGTGTTATTGGTTATTATTTAACATCATTTATTGTAGGCTTTACTTTATTATCTAATGGTGTTAGTCATACACAGAATCCTGTAATGTATAATGTTACTTATGTTACATTAGTTATGACTGTTATTCAAATTGTTGGTGAGGAAATAATCCGGTTAGTGCCCTTTATATTAGTGTTAGCATTAGTTTACAGGTTTTCAAAGAATCGTATGCTTGGTATTGTCATTGGATTAATTGTCAGTTCAGGATTATTTGGATTAATACATGTTGGAGCATATAGTAATCTGTTATTTTCTGTGTTGAATGTTGGTCTTTCATCAATGTTTGTTACATTAGCATATATTAGAACTAAAAATATATGGGTATCATATACTGTTCATGCAATCATTGATTTAGTTATATTGAGTCTTGTGATGATTTTACAGGAGTTAAATATACCAATATCATTATTATTCTTATTATAG
- a CDS encoding flagellar protein, FliL, producing MRDKPVLLLLVIVIIVIIGAVSAFSLYQPENNTTNNTTVNITNNTTNITNNTTSNDTPSSSSSDSSSSNSNNGPSVVSTHDEENYQAGDGSHYKQVEYSDGNFRQYDYNGKLIGSSYDSDQKYLPSME from the coding sequence ATGCGTGATAAACCAGTCTTATTACTCTTAGTGATTGTTATTATTGTAATTATTGGAGCAGTATCTGCTTTTTCATTATATCAACCAGAAAACAACACTACTAATAATACAACAGTTAATATTACAAACAATACTACTAACATTACTAATAATACCACTAGTAATGATACACCATCATCAAGTTCTAGTGATTCCTCAAGTTCTAACTCAAATAATGGACCATCAGTAGTTAGTACACATGATGAAGAAAATTATCAAGCTGGTGATGGTAGTCATTACAAACAGGTTGAATATTCTGACGGTAACTTCAGACAGTATGATTACAACGGTAAACTAATTGGTAGTTCATATGATAGTGATCAGAAATACTTACCAAGTATGGAGTAG